Proteins encoded together in one Verrucomicrobiota bacterium window:
- a CDS encoding TetR/AcrR family transcriptional regulator, producing MKEALLDHAEKVVQDKGLAAISFQQLADAVGLSKASVFHHFPNSEALALGLIERCRSKYGEEYSLIRDTDHTASDKLRQIAASFDNGLRNHRLCLLGALGSSQTTLSRKLQKELRATAQAAVQTISAIFEQGREERSLSFKGTATDAAQTFLALLQGLQHLARYSDDVKIFNTSVESYIKTIEC from the coding sequence ATGAAAGAGGCGTTACTAGACCACGCTGAAAAAGTAGTGCAGGACAAAGGACTCGCTGCCATCAGCTTCCAGCAACTTGCCGACGCTGTGGGTCTCAGTAAAGCCAGTGTCTTTCACCACTTTCCCAACAGCGAAGCACTCGCCCTTGGTCTCATTGAACGCTGCCGAAGTAAATACGGAGAGGAGTATTCGCTGATCCGGGACACGGATCACACTGCGTCCGATAAACTGCGACAGATTGCCGCCAGTTTCGACAACGGTCTTCGCAATCATCGGCTTTGTCTTCTTGGAGCACTGGGCAGCAGCCAAACCACCCTTTCCCGTAAGTTACAAAAGGAACTGCGGGCCACCGCCCAAGCAGCTGTTCAAACCATCAGCGCCATTTTTGAGCAAGGGCGCGAAGAACGAAGCCTTTCTTTTAAAGGAACCGCCACCGATGCTGCCCAGACATTTCTCGCCCTGCTTCAGGGACTTCAACATCTCGCCCGTTATAGTGATGACGTCAAGATTTTCAACACCTCCGTCGAATCCTACATCAAAACCATTGAGTGCTGA
- a CDS encoding type II toxin-antitoxin system RelE/ParE family toxin produces MPGYKLAPSADKDIEAIVRYTLKKWGKDQNDRYIASLIECFEQIAAGKIVDRSLNGTNKNLFFVRCGHHYIFYLRNQNPVVIVRVLHERMDLVQQIKDV; encoded by the coding sequence ATGCCCGGCTACAAGCTCGCACCCAGTGCTGATAAGGACATTGAGGCAATTGTCCGCTATACCCTCAAAAAATGGGGTAAAGATCAAAACGACAGGTATATCGCGTCTTTGATCGAGTGCTTTGAGCAAATCGCAGCGGGTAAAATCGTAGACCGCTCTTTGAATGGCACGAACAAAAATTTGTTCTTTGTGCGGTGCGGACACCATTATATTTTCTATCTGAGAAACCAAAATCCAGTTGTTATTGTTCGCGTCCTGCATGAACGCATGGATCTAGTCCAACAGATTAAAGACGTTTGA
- a CDS encoding sulfatase yields MRFAPSIFLVFGVFVDAVVCFADERPPNILFVMVDDLGARDLGCYGSDYYRTPNLDDLAAEGIRFTRAYSAASVCSPTRASVLTGRYPHRIHLTDALPWDRLHENPKMVPPNHIKELPQELPTFANALQEAGYRTALFGKWHLGNEWQFFSEGKHLEYGFDVAADCSGREKMRDKGVDELTRFAVEFIQENKDNPFLLCLMHHVPHVPVASPPEAEAIYDGVVKGRFQKNQGYAGMVSHLDQSIQTLLDELVALGLEDDTMVVFTSDNGGLMNLTSNQPWRGGKGNLYEGGLRVPLIIRWPGNVSPGSVSESMVMSSDFFPTFREVAGLPPMPDAHVDGSSLMPILRGDSVPPRTLYWHFPHRNGPSSAMIEGDWKLVHKIVSDQYELFDLEADPAESNNVARTHPEEVERLANRLQGHLQSSSAQLMRPNPDWDPDLPIGKVRNFGIFYPAGGGTYQVVDEPLPKWFDPPNEPDE; encoded by the coding sequence ATGAGATTTGCTCCCAGCATTTTCCTGGTCTTCGGAGTTTTTGTGGACGCCGTTGTCTGTTTTGCAGACGAGCGGCCACCGAACATTCTCTTTGTCATGGTCGATGACCTGGGTGCACGAGACTTGGGATGTTACGGAAGTGACTATTATCGCACACCAAATTTGGATGATCTGGCTGCGGAAGGGATACGCTTCACGCGGGCGTACTCGGCTGCGAGTGTGTGTTCACCGACGCGCGCTTCAGTTCTTACAGGACGCTATCCGCATCGTATTCATCTAACGGATGCCTTGCCTTGGGATCGCTTACACGAAAATCCAAAGATGGTGCCGCCGAATCATATCAAGGAGCTGCCACAGGAACTGCCGACTTTTGCGAACGCTTTGCAGGAAGCTGGTTATCGAACTGCGTTGTTTGGTAAGTGGCACTTGGGGAACGAATGGCAGTTTTTCTCCGAAGGTAAGCACCTTGAGTATGGTTTCGACGTTGCGGCGGATTGCTCGGGAAGGGAGAAGATGCGTGACAAGGGGGTAGATGAACTGACCCGTTTTGCTGTCGAGTTTATCCAGGAAAACAAAGACAATCCATTCCTGCTATGCTTGATGCATCATGTTCCTCATGTGCCGGTGGCCAGCCCTCCAGAAGCGGAGGCGATATACGATGGTGTTGTGAAGGGGCGCTTCCAGAAAAATCAAGGATACGCTGGTATGGTTTCGCATCTGGACCAGTCGATCCAAACTCTTCTGGATGAGCTGGTCGCACTAGGATTGGAAGATGATACTATGGTAGTGTTCACCTCCGACAATGGTGGCCTGATGAATCTAACCAGTAACCAGCCGTGGCGTGGAGGTAAGGGTAATTTGTACGAGGGTGGACTGAGAGTCCCTTTAATTATCCGTTGGCCCGGGAACGTTTCGCCCGGGAGCGTTAGTGAATCGATGGTGATGAGCTCTGATTTTTTCCCAACTTTTCGTGAGGTGGCTGGGTTGCCGCCTATGCCGGATGCGCATGTGGATGGTTCCAGTCTTATGCCAATTTTGAGGGGGGATAGCGTGCCACCTCGGACTTTGTATTGGCACTTTCCTCATCGCAACGGGCCGTCGTCCGCTATGATTGAAGGTGACTGGAAATTGGTGCATAAGATCGTTTCGGATCAATATGAGTTATTCGACTTGGAGGCCGATCCAGCAGAGAGTAATAATGTTGCTCGGACTCATCCAGAGGAAGTAGAGCGGTTGGCAAATAGGCTCCAAGGTCACTTGCAATCATCTTCGGCACAGCTCATGCGGCCTAATCCAGATTGGGATCCTGATCTTCCGATTGGAAAGGTTAGGAATTTTGGGATTTTCTATCCAGCGGGGGGGGGAACTTATCAAGTGGTCGATGAGCCGCTTCCCAAATGGTTTGATCCTCCAAACGAACCGGATGAATAG
- a CDS encoding thiamine pyrophosphate-binding protein: MAETTVGSYLAARLEQVGIRDYFVVPGDYNLVLLDQMLKQKSMQMISCCNELNLGYACDGYARARGVAAGFVTFSVGGLSAINAVAGAYAEDLPIVFVSGAPNTNAWPENRPLHHTLGEVRYRYQLDMFKQVTAEAVAIEHLDDAPELIDHAINMALRRRKPVYIEIACNLAGLHVPAAPNQRLTAPVPVDESALDAAVDHAAKMLGSAVKPVLVGGVKLRPWDAVDSFRDLAEASGYATAMMPNAKGFFPENHPQYIGTYWGPVSSPGCAEIVESSDAYLFAGPTFTDYTTVGYTTLIQPGKLIQANPERVKLPGHTYNNVPLALFLKRLAEQLTPNPASLSAYERIKPNPEAPEPYEADKPVMTRRLMARIEELLSSENVVIAETGDSWFNGTKLRLPDGAGYEIQMQYGSIGWSVGATLGYALATKGLKRLIALIGDGSFQLTAQEVSTMIRYGVNPIIFLINNGGYTIEVEIHDGPYNEIQNWDYAGLVDCFKRGGGEAFNAKVDTEGELADAIKGALACKGPSLIEVTIDKDDCSKELLEWGSRVAHINGAPPKFAD; encoded by the coding sequence ATGGCGGAGACGACTGTCGGATCTTATCTGGCCGCTAGGCTGGAGCAGGTGGGAATCAGGGATTACTTTGTGGTTCCCGGAGACTACAACCTCGTCCTGCTGGACCAGATGCTCAAGCAAAAGTCGATGCAAATGATCAGCTGCTGCAATGAGCTGAACCTCGGCTATGCCTGTGACGGTTACGCAAGGGCTCGTGGCGTGGCGGCTGGTTTTGTCACATTCTCGGTAGGAGGCCTTAGTGCGATCAATGCCGTTGCTGGTGCCTACGCCGAGGACCTGCCGATTGTTTTTGTCTCCGGCGCACCCAACACCAATGCATGGCCGGAAAACCGTCCACTCCACCACACTCTCGGCGAGGTTCGTTACCGCTACCAGCTGGATATGTTCAAACAGGTAACGGCCGAAGCAGTCGCAATCGAGCACCTCGATGATGCTCCTGAATTGATTGACCACGCGATCAACATGGCTCTTCGACGACGCAAGCCAGTGTACATCGAAATCGCCTGTAATCTTGCGGGACTTCATGTCCCGGCAGCCCCGAACCAGAGACTGACAGCTCCAGTCCCCGTGGATGAAAGTGCCCTTGATGCAGCTGTGGATCATGCAGCTAAGATGCTTGGCAGCGCTGTGAAACCGGTGCTCGTTGGCGGCGTCAAACTTCGCCCATGGGATGCGGTAGATTCATTTCGGGATCTGGCAGAAGCCAGCGGCTATGCAACGGCGATGATGCCCAACGCCAAAGGGTTTTTTCCAGAAAATCATCCACAGTACATCGGCACCTATTGGGGGCCCGTAAGTAGCCCAGGATGTGCAGAAATTGTGGAGAGCAGCGATGCCTACCTTTTTGCGGGACCCACATTTACCGATTACACCACGGTTGGCTACACTACCCTGATCCAACCCGGCAAACTGATTCAAGCCAACCCGGAAAGGGTCAAGCTACCCGGGCATACCTACAACAATGTCCCGCTTGCTTTGTTTCTCAAGAGACTCGCAGAACAACTAACCCCCAACCCTGCGTCACTTTCCGCCTACGAACGCATAAAACCGAACCCGGAGGCGCCCGAGCCATATGAGGCTGATAAACCCGTCATGACGCGGCGGCTCATGGCTCGTATTGAGGAGCTTCTCAGCTCCGAGAACGTGGTCATAGCTGAAACCGGCGACAGTTGGTTCAACGGAACCAAACTCAGGCTTCCTGACGGTGCAGGCTACGAAATTCAGATGCAGTACGGTTCGATTGGTTGGTCCGTCGGCGCGACCCTCGGTTACGCTTTGGCGACCAAGGGACTCAAGCGATTGATTGCGCTGATCGGGGATGGTTCCTTCCAGCTCACCGCCCAAGAGGTGTCGACCATGATCCGCTACGGGGTGAACCCGATCATCTTCCTGATCAACAACGGCGGGTACACCATTGAAGTAGAAATTCACGACGGTCCCTACAACGAGATTCAGAATTGGGATTACGCTGGCTTGGTCGACTGTTTCAAGCGTGGCGGCGGCGAAGCCTTTAATGCGAAAGTGGATACCGAAGGAGAGCTGGCGGATGCCATCAAAGGGGCGTTAGCCTGTAAAGGCCCTAGCCTGATCGAAGTCACCATCGACAAGGACGATTGCTCTAAGGAACTCCTCGAATGGGGAAGCCGAGTCGCCCACATCAACGGCGCGCCACCCAAGTTTGCGGATTAG
- a CDS encoding type II secretion system protein: MKAPNKKAFTVIELLTVIAVIAVIGAILIPIVGRSRDSANQAKSVANLRQIGLAIQSYVNDNGGKYPEAWHYGDKGKPWCRAIEPYVGMESDGTKPNNLFRCPALEEDQHHGWSDYGYNENLGVGKPDDRGVSASAANILEPSKTVLVGDAANLETGQGAWVYQALQYARGWQTTNNVPHFRHNGMANFVFLDNHAESLTQEEVELRREEMFGTDRFYGPGIGF; encoded by the coding sequence ATGAAAGCCCCGAATAAAAAAGCATTTACTGTCATCGAGCTCCTAACAGTGATAGCCGTGATCGCGGTTATCGGTGCGATCCTTATCCCTATTGTTGGTCGTTCCCGTGACTCCGCGAATCAGGCAAAGAGTGTTGCCAACCTCAGGCAAATTGGACTGGCAATACAAAGCTACGTAAATGACAATGGTGGGAAGTACCCCGAAGCGTGGCACTACGGAGACAAAGGCAAGCCGTGGTGCCGGGCAATTGAACCTTACGTTGGAATGGAAAGCGATGGCACGAAGCCCAACAACCTGTTTCGTTGTCCAGCGCTTGAAGAGGATCAGCACCATGGCTGGTCTGACTATGGTTACAATGAGAATCTTGGAGTGGGTAAGCCCGATGATCGTGGCGTATCGGCGAGCGCCGCGAATATTCTAGAGCCGTCAAAGACCGTTTTAGTTGGTGATGCCGCGAATTTGGAAACCGGACAAGGCGCGTGGGTCTACCAAGCCTTGCAGTATGCTCGTGGTTGGCAAACAACCAACAATGTGCCTCATTTCCGTCATAACGGGATGGCAAATTTCGTGTTTCTCGACAACCATGCAGAGAGCTTGACGCAAGAGGAAGTTGAGCTCCGCAGGGAAGAAATGTTTGGCACCGATCGTTTCTACGGCCCTGGGATCGGATTCTAG
- a CDS encoding sulfatase-like hydrolase/transferase has product MSKVFAHFFGTWKSWISCRLFLVLSCLFVASTLQAVNWLGLEDSSWDNNANWQGDVPASTAESAFIQLTANDPVISSGNQVCNDILLPAGWQGEGAASLTITGGSLNARNIFCGSTSPVAHTGVLVVTGGSVNLTRELFVGHTSEGGILEVSGGDVTIASGLRIAFTDSAYGQVTLTGGSVTCSILTIGANGLLDIAGGQLTITNLSARMAVRLLVDQGKITAYGGQGRLVFGSSGTDLVLTAYRMDELAHAPSPADLATQIASGFSAQLSWTPSGSALSHDIYFSAVADEVIEGDQNSPAFQGNQQETTFDTPVLEPNTVYYWRVDEVTASNTNPGEVWSFRTDNPGIIRPTIGVIRWDMYSGMAATQQQELGYLPGGQGFLAPEKWNWRAPFFCRYVEDVPEIDHVANGATGPLWFNSEEDFSLTREVTDQEIAFAGTAGAGLDYWIFGTAPASAGGNGWGLHWNLDALLQSERRQEINYAMMYRLDPIDDVPELEMAIAEFVWHAKQSNYQTVLNGRPIFYFLNYKDLSQTFGDPADGSSVDGLAMALQTIRDRFAAAGLPNPYLVASAVPAHARTEGNWIDGGGFDAGNDYRGAYGGTTAPGTSFDELGGNIEPFWNLNGTGLSAALVPAAPCGGNNLPRWEKGTGGDFHYQEPEPGDLTNLMNRVMNYIVENQVECEANTFTMYSWNEHSEGGFLCPLIGEPPEYIPVTWRLDEVGAAVNAYEPPSEPALVMVRADGVVFYTGTSTFEPVLALDLTSGSELVVAAAADDRYVYALLDNGDVVRANLLNGYFKNTRVLGSFSSVTTELVGLDVKNGVVTVVDVEGNVYQDFDPVPFAVLTGSSFRDFAMQSPTAFRALYASDGTRAWTRDESDTFVNFSNNSIGTAISSEAGSGYYLIRSDGLAYGPDSGSVYQGNFEGATTDLTVLDSGDIYAIGQDGLVMRPLSAGSVTPSEWFLEVDGLVVMEAEHFSSQNPGTNAASGSTWTTTTSEAGFSGDAALEVTPNAQVNVLDSDDGPRLDYAINFQTAGTYYVWIRTLGPSAQDNSLHAGLDGVIASTGGNGLVSSRRWEWVNAVKANSLTLQVDAPGVHTFNVWMREDGTLFDKAILTTDPNFTPSSQGPPESVLQDSNIGQEENAGEKATTTFGIADSGSSSFVAIDWLNVTAYDAFATRPNIIVILTDDHGYTDLGVHGIDANVDTPAMDTLINNGALMRQGYSSSPQCSPSRAGLLTGRYQNRFGLRTNNDLPLPLTETLNAERIGAAGYVTGFVGKWHVSEPETIYPRPDSAYEPSQRGFEDYWIGKRNPYTANFNLSGQSVAHQVINDSRNRVIVQGEAAEAFIERNATDPFYLHLAFFGPHVPRIDLTDPYYTNFPELDYPNYSDELDDVRRQGLAMIKAIDDAVDGIMQKLRELGIEEDTLILFASDNGGNPKFFDAIPGTETIEKWTGSENIPRRGEKGTLWEGGINVPMWAYWKGVIPAGQVINEPVITLDFATTALKLAGGVVPSSYDGVDLMPRLSGQVPSIARSEPLFWDFGNEGDGELAIRKGDWKMRRSGAGDFLFNITEDPNELTNLVHLHPEIQAELEGDLVAWQGSLPAEGRAFMGDTLGDLNYITGAPDGANVDTRYLLPSQAYPAAIASPGAPDSSDSDGDGMKDVDELASGRNPNHAGDLAFQFNQPGDFRYYSEGDFEGWKPSGVTDPAVVNGTLTGQAESDSRLIHSSLGFSADEVSYLVVRIRSPQATAFRLYWAHLGDDTFAGSRLFYTTYNSGRTETIVIPMAGHAEWDGQTITQLRINPVDVTTEFEIDYIAASDGDLDGDGWSDTEEATAGTDAGRADSVFTLVPSASESPSSAFQWQGRAGRSYIIWYSTTLSPTDWSVYETIEALANDQILELPILPSEPRAFFRVEVRYP; this is encoded by the coding sequence GTGTCTAAAGTATTTGCCCACTTCTTTGGTACTTGGAAAAGCTGGATCTCCTGCCGTCTCTTTCTAGTGCTTAGCTGCCTCTTTGTGGCAAGCACTCTTCAAGCAGTTAACTGGCTTGGTCTGGAGGATAGTTCATGGGACAATAATGCGAACTGGCAGGGTGACGTGCCAGCATCCACAGCTGAGAGCGCATTTATTCAATTGACGGCTAACGACCCGGTAATTAGCAGCGGCAATCAGGTGTGTAATGACATTTTACTGCCGGCTGGGTGGCAGGGTGAAGGTGCGGCTTCGCTCACGATTACTGGAGGCTCACTCAATGCGCGTAACATTTTCTGCGGGTCAACCAGCCCGGTTGCGCACACTGGGGTCTTAGTCGTTACTGGCGGTTCGGTCAATCTAACTAGAGAGCTGTTTGTCGGTCATACGAGTGAGGGTGGTATTTTGGAAGTTTCAGGTGGAGATGTCACCATTGCATCGGGTTTAAGAATCGCTTTCACGGACAGTGCTTATGGTCAGGTTACCCTGACTGGCGGCAGTGTTACGTGTTCTATCTTGACGATTGGTGCGAATGGTCTGCTGGACATTGCTGGCGGGCAGTTGACGATCACTAATCTCTCAGCGCGTATGGCGGTGCGGCTGCTGGTGGATCAGGGGAAAATCACTGCTTATGGCGGGCAGGGGAGATTGGTGTTCGGCAGCTCGGGAACGGACCTGGTATTGACAGCATACCGCATGGACGAGCTGGCACATGCGCCCAGTCCGGCAGATCTGGCTACGCAAATTGCCTCCGGTTTTTCTGCGCAGCTCTCGTGGACTCCGAGCGGCAGTGCTCTCAGTCACGACATCTACTTCAGTGCGGTTGCTGATGAGGTGATTGAGGGAGATCAGAACTCGCCGGCGTTCCAGGGTAACCAGCAGGAAACGACTTTTGATACGCCGGTATTGGAACCCAATACCGTTTATTATTGGCGGGTTGATGAGGTGACTGCCTCGAATACGAATCCGGGAGAGGTGTGGAGTTTTCGCACGGATAACCCCGGTATAATCCGCCCGACCATTGGCGTCATTCGTTGGGATATGTATTCCGGTATGGCAGCGACGCAGCAGCAGGAGCTGGGCTACCTTCCCGGAGGTCAAGGATTTCTAGCCCCGGAAAAATGGAATTGGCGTGCACCGTTTTTCTGTCGCTACGTGGAGGATGTGCCGGAGATCGACCACGTTGCCAATGGTGCAACCGGACCGCTTTGGTTTAATTCGGAGGAGGACTTTTCACTCACGCGGGAGGTTACGGATCAGGAGATTGCTTTTGCGGGAACTGCCGGTGCTGGGCTCGATTACTGGATTTTTGGAACTGCACCCGCATCGGCCGGGGGTAATGGCTGGGGCCTCCACTGGAACCTCGATGCGTTGCTGCAGAGCGAGCGCCGCCAGGAAATCAATTATGCGATGATGTATCGGCTCGATCCGATCGATGACGTGCCGGAACTCGAAATGGCGATCGCAGAATTCGTCTGGCATGCAAAGCAATCGAATTATCAGACCGTGCTAAACGGTCGGCCTATTTTCTACTTTCTGAATTATAAGGATTTATCTCAGACATTTGGTGATCCAGCGGACGGCTCCAGCGTCGACGGACTCGCAATGGCTCTGCAGACCATTCGTGATCGGTTTGCTGCCGCCGGTCTTCCCAACCCTTACCTGGTAGCAAGTGCGGTACCAGCACATGCGCGAACTGAAGGGAATTGGATTGATGGCGGAGGATTCGATGCGGGGAATGATTACCGTGGTGCTTACGGCGGTACGACTGCTCCAGGCACATCTTTTGACGAATTAGGTGGCAATATTGAGCCATTTTGGAATTTGAATGGAACTGGCCTTTCTGCTGCGCTGGTTCCAGCAGCACCCTGTGGTGGAAACAACCTGCCTCGCTGGGAAAAAGGAACGGGTGGTGATTTTCATTATCAGGAGCCTGAGCCGGGAGATTTGACGAATTTGATGAACCGCGTGATGAATTACATCGTCGAGAATCAAGTCGAGTGTGAAGCCAACACCTTTACGATGTACTCATGGAACGAGCACTCGGAAGGTGGCTTTCTTTGTCCATTAATTGGCGAACCACCCGAGTACATCCCGGTCACGTGGCGGTTAGATGAAGTAGGTGCTGCAGTTAACGCATATGAACCTCCTTCAGAGCCAGCGCTAGTGATGGTGCGGGCAGACGGAGTAGTGTTTTATACGGGAACCAGCACTTTCGAGCCCGTCTTGGCACTCGATCTAACCTCGGGTAGTGAGCTGGTGGTTGCTGCTGCTGCGGATGATCGTTATGTCTATGCATTGCTGGATAACGGTGATGTGGTGCGAGCCAACCTGCTCAATGGATATTTTAAAAATACACGGGTGCTTGGCTCCTTCAGTAGCGTTACTACCGAGCTGGTAGGGTTAGATGTGAAAAATGGCGTAGTGACGGTCGTGGATGTTGAGGGCAATGTATACCAGGACTTCGATCCAGTTCCTTTTGCTGTATTAACCGGTTCAAGCTTTCGGGATTTTGCGATGCAGTCACCTACGGCATTCAGAGCGCTTTATGCTAGTGACGGGACTCGTGCGTGGACGAGAGATGAATCTGATACATTCGTCAACTTCAGCAATAACAGCATCGGTACCGCGATTAGTAGTGAGGCCGGCAGTGGTTATTATCTCATTAGATCCGATGGTTTAGCTTATGGTCCTGATAGTGGCTCCGTATACCAGGGTAACTTTGAGGGCGCCACAACCGATCTAACGGTTTTGGATTCTGGTGACATATATGCCATAGGCCAAGACGGACTGGTCATGCGACCACTGAGTGCTGGGAGTGTTACACCTTCGGAATGGTTTTTAGAGGTTGATGGATTGGTAGTGATGGAGGCGGAGCATTTCTCTAGCCAGAATCCGGGCACCAATGCCGCATCCGGCAGCACATGGACCACGACCACGTCCGAGGCTGGTTTTTCAGGCGACGCGGCGCTTGAAGTTACACCTAATGCCCAGGTCAATGTTCTAGATAGCGATGACGGCCCGCGGCTGGACTATGCCATTAATTTTCAGACGGCAGGCACCTATTATGTTTGGATTCGCACTTTAGGTCCTTCCGCACAAGACAATTCGCTCCATGCTGGCCTGGATGGTGTGATTGCTTCTACTGGTGGCAACGGACTGGTTTCGAGTCGCCGCTGGGAATGGGTTAACGCTGTCAAAGCTAACTCCCTTACGCTGCAGGTTGATGCTCCCGGAGTTCACACCTTCAATGTGTGGATGCGCGAAGACGGCACGCTCTTCGATAAGGCGATCTTGACTACGGATCCTAATTTTACACCGAGTTCGCAAGGACCGCCCGAAAGTGTTTTGCAGGATAGTAATATCGGGCAGGAAGAGAATGCGGGCGAGAAAGCGACCACTACGTTCGGGATAGCAGATTCAGGATCTTCCAGCTTTGTCGCGATTGATTGGCTCAATGTCACGGCGTATGATGCCTTTGCGACACGTCCAAATATAATTGTCATACTCACAGATGACCATGGATATACCGACTTGGGTGTGCACGGTATCGATGCCAACGTCGATACACCGGCAATGGATACGTTAATCAATAACGGTGCGTTGATGAGGCAGGGCTATTCCTCATCACCACAGTGTTCACCATCGCGGGCAGGTTTATTGACTGGGCGTTATCAGAATCGTTTCGGACTCCGCACTAATAACGATCTTCCTTTGCCACTCACCGAAACGCTAAATGCCGAGCGAATTGGAGCAGCGGGTTACGTTACAGGGTTTGTAGGCAAGTGGCATGTGAGTGAGCCGGAAACGATTTATCCTCGACCAGACTCAGCATATGAACCCTCGCAACGCGGGTTTGAGGACTATTGGATCGGTAAGCGCAATCCGTATACGGCTAACTTTAATCTATCCGGGCAAAGCGTTGCACACCAGGTCATTAATGATTCACGAAACCGAGTTATTGTGCAGGGTGAAGCAGCAGAAGCATTTATTGAACGGAACGCCACGGATCCGTTTTATCTGCATTTGGCATTCTTTGGTCCACATGTTCCCAGAATTGATCTTACCGATCCATATTACACAAACTTCCCTGAGTTAGACTACCCCAACTATAGCGACGAACTCGACGATGTGCGGCGACAGGGTTTGGCAATGATTAAGGCGATAGATGATGCTGTCGATGGTATTATGCAAAAGCTCCGTGAACTGGGCATTGAGGAGGACACGTTAATTCTCTTTGCCAGTGATAATGGAGGTAATCCTAAGTTCTTTGATGCAATACCAGGAACCGAGACGATCGAGAAGTGGACAGGATCTGAAAATATCCCTCGTCGGGGTGAAAAGGGCACCCTCTGGGAGGGGGGTATTAACGTGCCGATGTGGGCATATTGGAAAGGCGTGATTCCGGCTGGACAAGTGATCAATGAACCGGTGATAACGCTCGATTTTGCAACAACAGCCCTGAAGCTGGCTGGTGGAGTTGTTCCATCAAGTTACGATGGGGTAGATCTGATGCCACGCTTGTCGGGCCAGGTGCCATCTATTGCCCGCAGCGAACCGCTTTTCTGGGATTTCGGAAATGAAGGTGATGGTGAGCTTGCCATTCGCAAGGGTGACTGGAAGATGAGACGTTCCGGTGCGGGAGACTTTCTGTTCAACATCACCGAGGATCCCAATGAGTTAACCAACCTAGTCCATCTTCATCCGGAGATTCAGGCAGAACTTGAGGGTGATTTGGTTGCCTGGCAAGGTTCATTGCCTGCCGAAGGCCGTGCCTTTATGGGCGATACCCTCGGTGATTTGAATTACATCACCGGAGCGCCGGACGGGGCGAATGTTGATACACGTTATCTTTTGCCGTCTCAGGCATATCCGGCGGCGATTGCTTCGCCCGGTGCTCCGGATAGTAGTGATTCCGATGGGGATGGTATGAAGGACGTAGATGAGCTTGCATCCGGACGAAATCCTAACCATGCGGGTGATTTGGCCTTTCAGTTCAACCAACCAGGGGACTTCAGATATTATTCCGAGGGTGATTTTGAGGGCTGGAAGCCCTCTGGTGTTACAGATCCAGCGGTTGTGAATGGTACTCTTACAGGACAGGCAGAATCAGACAGTCGTTTAATTCATAGCAGTCTTGGGTTCTCGGCCGATGAGGTATCCTATCTTGTGGTGCGCATTCGCTCTCCCCAAGCGACTGCATTCCGACTCTATTGGGCGCACTTGGGAGATGATACGTTTGCAGGCTCCCGATTATTTTATACGACGTATAATAGCGGTCGGACAGAAACCATTGTCATTCCGATGGCAGGCCATGCAGAATGGGATGGGCAGACGATTACTCAACTCAGGATCAATCCGGTGGATGTTACCACCGAATTTGAAATTGATTATATTGCGGCTTCTGACGGGGACCTGGATGGCGACGGTTGGAGCGATACTGAAGAAGCAACTGCAGGCACCGATGCAGGCCGTGCCGATTCTGTGTTTACACTGGTGCCTTCGGCATCGGAATCTCCATCTAGTGCTTTTCAATGGCAGGGAAGAGCTGGGCGAAGTTATATAATCTGGTATTCGACTACATTGAGTCCTACGGATTGGAGTGTGTATGAGACCATTGAAGCATTAGCGAATGATCAAATTCTCGAGTTACCGATTTTGCCATCTGAGCCGAGGGCATTCTTCCGCGTTGAAGTAAGGTATCCCTAA